Proteins from a single region of Clostridia bacterium:
- the rpsO gene encoding 30S ribosomal protein S15, producing MLKERKQELITTYQLKDGDTGSPEVQVAILTERINHLTEHLKTHKKDHHSRRGLLMMVGKRKNLLAYLMKKDIERYRAIIEKLNIRK from the coding sequence ATGCTTAAAGAAAGAAAACAGGAATTAATCACAACTTATCAGTTAAAAGACGGTGATACAGGTTCTCCAGAAGTTCAGGTTGCTATTTTAACTGAAAGAATCAATCATCTTACAGAGCATCTTAAAACTCACAAGAAAGACCACCACTCAAGAAGAGGTCTTTTAATGATGGTTGGTAAAAGAAAAAATCTTTTAGCATATCTTATGAAGAAAGATATCGAAAGATACAGAGCAATTATTGAAAAGTTAAACATCAGAAAGTAA
- a CDS encoding pyridoxamine kinase, translated as MKKLLKRVAAINDLSTFGKCSLTVVIPTLSAMGYEVCPIVTSYLSYHTGFENPANFNLEFTTKDILSRLDDLGVEFDAVFTGYIPTVSQMETVKQFMIKNKIKEKFVLVDPVLGDDGKLYTFFDDSSVKKMRELCLYADLVTPNFTEACFLAKLPYKETVTRENIRGLVDRLNSHGMANKIIITSVPLEDKMCMVVSEYGEVEIIECEYIKGDYCGAGDVFSSVVLGEMLNGKNVKEAAVNAHNVLTEIIKETYNLGGSWEQGLVYEKFFQFNKKIN; from the coding sequence ATGAAAAAATTATTAAAAAGAGTTGCAGCAATAAACGATTTGTCAACATTCGGCAAATGTTCGCTTACGGTTGTAATTCCAACACTTTCGGCAATGGGGTATGAAGTTTGCCCGATTGTTACATCATATTTATCATATCATACAGGTTTTGAAAACCCTGCAAATTTTAATTTAGAATTTACTACAAAGGATATACTCTCGCGTCTTGATGATTTAGGCGTTGAGTTTGATGCAGTGTTTACAGGCTATATTCCGACAGTTTCGCAGATGGAAACAGTTAAGCAGTTTATGATTAAAAATAAAATAAAGGAAAAGTTTGTCTTGGTTGACCCTGTTCTTGGGGATGACGGTAAACTTTATACTTTTTTTGACGATTCATCTGTTAAAAAAATGAGAGAACTTTGCCTTTATGCAGATTTAGTAACCCCTAATTTTACCGAAGCGTGTTTTCTTGCAAAACTTCCATATAAAGAAACGGTTACAAGAGAAAATATAAGAGGGTTGGTAGACAGGCTTAACAGCCACGGTATGGCAAATAAAATTATAATAACATCCGTTCCATTAGAAGATAAAATGTGTATGGTAGTATCCGAATACGGAGAGGTAGAAATAATAGAATGTGAATACATAAAAGGGGACTATTGCGGCGCAGGGGATGTTTTTTCATCTGTTGTGTTAGGCGAAATGCTTAACGGTAAAAATGTTAAAGAAGCAGCAGTAAATGCCCATAATGTTCTTACCGAAATTATAAAGGAAACTTATAATTTGGGAGGAAGTTGGGAGCAAGGTCTTGTTTATGAAAAATTCTTTCAATTTAATAAAAAAATAAATTGA